A single region of the Nocardioides aurantiacus genome encodes:
- a CDS encoding DHA2 family efflux MFS transporter permease subunit, which yields MSQDLETPPQPTGPTGPSGPSGTDKLDRDVLMVAGVVVLGAIMSILDITVVSVALRTFQEEFDATAAQVAWTMTGYTLALASVIPLTGWAADRFGTKRLYLLAVTLFTAGSVLCAAANTLETLVAFRVLQGLGGGMLMPLGMTILTRAAGPERIGRVMAVLGVPMLLGPIFGPILGGWMIDAFSWHWIFLINLPIGAAALAYAWIVLPRDAVEPSESFDFVGMLLLSPGLAAFLYGVSSIPETGTFFSARVLVWTLLGLALIAAFVPWALREANVHPLIELRLLQNKNMTVAVLAMMLFAIAFFGASLLFPLYFQQVRGESALSSGLLLAPQGIGAMITMPIAGMLADRIGPGKIVLVGIAVITAGMGMFAMFVGEGSGYVALIVALFVMGLGMGGTMMPIMTAALATLSPRNVARGSTFLNITQQVAASIGTALFSVLLTNGFKDSPTVALGTAVQALQDSPQRLAAFLEQQGLDPSDLAGLQGRVVAEMADTFGFVFWVATGLVALCLVPAAFLPRRKVEHPAGEQAPVLVGH from the coding sequence GTGAGCCAGGACCTCGAGACACCCCCGCAGCCCACCGGCCCGACCGGCCCCTCCGGCCCCTCCGGCACCGACAAGCTCGACCGGGACGTGCTGATGGTGGCCGGGGTTGTCGTGCTCGGCGCGATCATGTCGATCCTGGACATCACCGTCGTCTCGGTCGCGCTGCGCACCTTCCAGGAGGAGTTCGACGCCACCGCGGCGCAGGTCGCCTGGACGATGACGGGCTACACCCTCGCCCTGGCCAGCGTCATCCCGCTGACCGGCTGGGCCGCCGACCGCTTCGGCACCAAGCGGCTCTACCTGCTCGCGGTCACGCTGTTCACCGCCGGCTCGGTGCTCTGCGCGGCGGCGAACACGCTCGAGACGCTGGTCGCCTTCCGGGTGCTCCAGGGCCTCGGCGGCGGCATGCTGATGCCGCTCGGCATGACCATCCTGACCCGCGCGGCGGGCCCCGAGCGGATCGGTCGCGTGATGGCCGTGCTCGGCGTACCGATGCTGCTCGGCCCCATCTTCGGCCCCATCCTCGGCGGCTGGATGATCGACGCGTTCTCGTGGCACTGGATCTTCCTGATCAACCTGCCGATCGGCGCCGCCGCCCTGGCGTACGCCTGGATCGTGCTGCCCCGCGACGCCGTCGAGCCCTCGGAGTCCTTCGACTTCGTCGGGATGCTGCTGCTCTCGCCCGGCCTGGCCGCGTTCCTGTACGGCGTCTCCTCGATCCCCGAGACCGGCACCTTCTTCTCCGCCCGGGTGCTGGTGTGGACCCTCCTCGGCCTGGCCCTGATCGCGGCGTTCGTGCCGTGGGCGCTGCGCGAGGCCAACGTGCACCCGCTGATCGAGCTGCGGCTGCTGCAGAACAAGAACATGACCGTCGCCGTGCTGGCGATGATGCTGTTCGCGATCGCGTTCTTCGGGGCCAGCCTGCTCTTCCCGCTCTACTTCCAGCAGGTCCGCGGCGAGTCGGCGCTCAGCTCCGGGCTGCTGCTCGCTCCCCAGGGCATCGGCGCGATGATCACGATGCCGATCGCCGGCATGCTGGCCGACAGGATCGGGCCCGGCAAGATCGTGCTCGTCGGCATCGCCGTGATCACCGCCGGCATGGGCATGTTCGCGATGTTCGTCGGCGAGGGCTCGGGCTACGTCGCCCTGATCGTCGCGCTGTTCGTGATGGGTCTCGGCATGGGCGGCACGATGATGCCGATCATGACCGCCGCGCTCGCGACGCTGTCGCCGCGCAACGTCGCCCGTGGCTCGACCTTCCTCAACATCACCCAGCAGGTCGCCGCCTCGATTGGGACGGCGCTGTTCTCGGTGCTGCTGACCAACGGCTTCAAGGACAGCCCGACCGTCGCGCTCGGCACAGCCGTGCAGGCGCTGCAGGACTCCCCGCAGCGGCTCGCCGCCTTCCTGGAGCAGCAGGGCCTGGACCCCTCCGACCTCGCCGGCCTCCAGGGCCGCGTGGTCGCGGAGATGGCCGACACCTTCGGCTTCGTCTTCTGGGTCGCCACCGGCCTGGTCGCGCTCTGCCTCGTCCCGGCGGCGTTCCTGCCGCGGCGCAAGGTCGAGCACCCCGCCGGCGAGCAGGCCCCGGTCCTCGTCGGTCACTGA
- a CDS encoding YoaK family protein — MTSRRPLLARVEDDRMHLVLMLVLTFGTGLVDAVGYLGLDRVFTGNMTGNVVILGMALVGGNGLPVVGPVVALGGFVLGAALGGRVLRGAEHAWTGRTTLLLALVGLLVLALAVLLLVLPDPGEPALLTVTGVLGGAMGVQAATARFVAVKDVTTVVVTSTLTGLAADSVLGSGKGGGTGRRLAAVVLILLGAAAGAALLRWDGGLGLAPGLLVEAALVLLVTLVGALHARARRATTT, encoded by the coding sequence GTGACCTCACGCCGACCGCTGCTCGCCCGCGTCGAGGACGACCGGATGCACCTCGTGCTGATGCTCGTCCTCACCTTCGGCACCGGCCTGGTCGACGCCGTGGGCTACCTCGGCCTCGACCGGGTCTTCACCGGCAACATGACCGGCAACGTCGTCATCCTCGGCATGGCGCTGGTCGGCGGCAACGGGCTGCCGGTGGTCGGCCCCGTCGTGGCGCTGGGCGGGTTCGTGCTCGGCGCGGCACTGGGCGGGAGGGTGCTCAGGGGCGCCGAGCACGCCTGGACCGGCCGTACGACGCTCCTGCTGGCGCTCGTCGGCCTGCTGGTGCTCGCCCTGGCGGTGCTGCTGCTGGTGCTGCCCGACCCGGGCGAGCCGGCGCTGCTGACCGTGACCGGGGTGCTGGGCGGGGCGATGGGCGTGCAGGCCGCGACCGCGCGGTTCGTGGCCGTCAAGGACGTCACGACCGTCGTGGTCACCTCGACCCTGACCGGCCTCGCGGCCGACTCGGTGCTGGGCAGCGGCAAGGGCGGTGGCACCGGCCGGCGACTGGCCGCCGTCGTGCTGATCCTGCTCGGCGCGGCCGCCGGCGCTGCGCTGCTGCGCTGGGACGGCGGCCTGGGCCTGGCGCCGGGCCTGCTCGTCGAGGCCGCGCTGGTGCTGCTCGTGACGCTGGTCGGCGCGCTGCACGCCCGCGCCCGTCGTGCCACCACGACTTAG
- a CDS encoding ABC transporter ATP-binding protein translates to MSAAAPVPASPLRELSRRYAGYRARLVAAVVLSTVNKVADVVPELLIGAAVDVVVRGDRSFVADVVGADSRYEQLVWLAVVNALVWVVESVSEYLAALTWRRLAQTIEHDLRVEAYAHVQQLDVAWHETRPAGTTLATLNDDVNQLERFLDVGAAAILQTVLNVVLVGLVFAAASPTLLVLAFAPIPVIVAGSLVFQRRLDPLYARVRETVADLSGTLSANLGGITTIKAFTAEGRERDRVASASLAYREANEAAIRSSAAFVPLVRIAILVGFTCTLLIGGFQVLDGTLEVGLYSVLVFMTQRLLWPLTAVAEVLDLYQRGRASAGRILGLLAVPVTVQPGEVLLAEPAGRIELRGVRAGYADGPDVIHDLDLVVPAGETHAVVGPTGSGKSTLLRLVLRFEDPRAGTVLLDDVDARDLEWATVRGAMGYVSQDVYLFSGTVADNIAYGRPEATREEVERAARAAEASAFVEAMPQGYDTPVGERGVTLSGGQRQRLALARALLRDPAVLVLDEATSAVDNETEAAIQRSLGLVTAERTALVVAHRLSTVRHADRIWVLDAGRIAESGTHDELVAAGGAYAQLWAVQTGDLGVRSTPA, encoded by the coding sequence GTGTCCGCTGCCGCTCCCGTCCCCGCCTCCCCGCTGCGCGAGCTCTCCCGGAGGTACGCCGGCTACCGCGCCCGCCTGGTCGCCGCGGTCGTCCTCTCGACGGTCAACAAGGTCGCCGACGTGGTGCCCGAGCTGCTCATCGGCGCCGCCGTCGACGTGGTCGTGCGCGGCGACCGCTCCTTCGTGGCGGACGTCGTCGGCGCGGACTCGCGCTACGAGCAGCTGGTCTGGCTGGCGGTCGTCAACGCCCTGGTGTGGGTCGTGGAGTCGGTCAGCGAGTACCTCGCCGCCCTGACCTGGCGCCGGCTCGCCCAGACCATCGAGCACGACCTGCGCGTCGAGGCCTACGCCCACGTGCAGCAGCTCGACGTCGCCTGGCACGAGACCCGCCCGGCCGGGACGACGCTGGCCACCCTCAACGACGACGTCAACCAGCTCGAGCGCTTCCTCGACGTCGGTGCCGCGGCGATCCTGCAGACCGTGCTCAACGTGGTCCTGGTCGGCCTCGTCTTCGCGGCCGCCTCGCCCACCCTGCTGGTGCTGGCCTTCGCCCCCATCCCGGTCATCGTGGCCGGCAGCCTGGTCTTCCAGCGTCGCCTCGACCCGCTCTACGCCCGGGTGCGCGAGACCGTCGCCGACCTCTCGGGGACGCTGTCGGCCAACCTCGGCGGCATCACCACCATCAAGGCGTTCACCGCGGAGGGCCGCGAGCGCGACCGGGTGGCGTCGGCCTCGCTGGCCTACCGCGAGGCCAACGAGGCGGCGATCCGCAGCTCCGCGGCGTTCGTGCCGCTGGTCCGGATCGCGATCCTCGTCGGCTTCACCTGCACCCTGCTCATCGGCGGCTTCCAGGTGCTCGACGGCACGCTCGAGGTCGGCCTCTACTCCGTGCTGGTGTTCATGACCCAGCGGCTGCTGTGGCCGCTGACCGCGGTCGCCGAGGTGCTCGACCTCTACCAGCGCGGACGCGCGTCGGCCGGTCGCATCCTCGGCCTGCTGGCGGTGCCGGTGACGGTCCAGCCGGGCGAGGTGCTGCTGGCCGAGCCCGCCGGGCGCATCGAGCTCCGCGGCGTACGGGCGGGGTACGCCGACGGCCCCGACGTCATCCACGACCTCGACCTCGTCGTCCCCGCGGGCGAGACCCACGCCGTGGTCGGGCCGACCGGGTCGGGCAAGTCGACGCTGCTGCGGCTGGTGCTGCGCTTCGAGGACCCGCGCGCCGGCACGGTGCTGCTCGACGACGTCGACGCCCGCGACCTGGAGTGGGCCACGGTGCGCGGCGCGATGGGCTACGTCTCCCAGGACGTCTACCTCTTCTCGGGCACGGTCGCCGACAACATCGCCTACGGCCGGCCCGAAGCCACCCGCGAGGAGGTCGAGCGGGCGGCCCGCGCGGCGGAGGCCTCGGCCTTCGTCGAGGCGATGCCGCAGGGGTACGACACCCCGGTCGGCGAGCGCGGCGTGACGCTCTCGGGGGGCCAGCGGCAGCGGCTCGCCCTGGCCCGCGCCCTGCTGCGCGACCCCGCCGTGCTCGTGCTCGACGAGGCGACCTCGGCGGTCGACAACGAGACCGAGGCCGCGATCCAGCGCTCGCTGGGCCTGGTCACCGCCGAGCGGACCGCCCTGGTGGTGGCCCACCGTCTCTCCACCGTGCGGCACGCCGACCGGATCTGGGTGCTCGACGCCGGCCGGATCGCCGAGTCCGGCACCCACGACGAGCTGGTCGCCGCCGGTGGCGCCTACGCCCAGCTGTGGGCCGTGCAGACCGGCGACCTCGGCGTGCGCTCCACCCCGGCCTGA